Genomic window ([Empedobacter] haloabium):
CCGAAATTGCGCACGACGTTCGGATGCACCTGGCCCGAACCGGACACTTCGAGCCAGCGGCCCTTGAGGGGGCCGGAGCCGAACGCGATGTCGATCTCTGCCGACGGTTCCGTGAACGGGAAGTACGAGGGGCGGAAGCGCACCTGCAGGTCGTCCGTCTCGAAGAAGGCCTTGACGAAGTTCAGGTACACGCCCTTCAGGTCGGCAAAGCTGATGCTCTCGGCGATCCACAGGCCTTCGACCTGGTGGAACATCGGCGAGTGCGTCGCGTCGCTGTCGACGCGGTAGGTGCGACCCGGCGCGATCACCTTGATCGGCGGCTGGTGGCTGCGCGCATAGCGCACCTGCATCGGGCTGGTGTGGGTACGCAGCAGCAGCGGCTTGCCGGTGCTGTCGTTGCCTTCGATGTAGAAGGTGTCCTGCATCGAACGGGCCGGGTGGTTTTCCGGGCTGTTCAGTGCGGTGAAATTGGTCCAGTCGGTTTCGATTTCCGGGCCGCCGGCCACGTCGAAGCCGATCGAGCGGAAGATCGCTTCCACCCGTTCCCATG
Coding sequences:
- the pheS gene encoding phenylalanine--tRNA ligase subunit alpha, giving the protein MNSLEELVVAAQADFIAAADAAALENAKAVYLGKTGRITELMKGLGKLEPEEKKAQGALINAAKQQIEAALTARRDALADAQLQLRLNAEAIDVTLPGRGRATGGIHPVMRTWERVEAIFRSIGFDVAGGPEIETDWTNFTALNSPENHPARSMQDTFYIEGNDSTGKPLLLRTHTSPMQVRYARSHQPPIKVIAPGRTYRVDSDATHSPMFHQVEGLWIAESISFADLKGVYLNFVKAFFETDDLQVRFRPSYFPFTEPSAEIDIAFGSGPLKGRWLEVSGSGQVHPNVVRNFGLDPEKYIGFAFGSGLERLTMLRYGVNDLRLFYEGDLRFLKQFN